Proteins encoded in a region of the Lycium ferocissimum isolate CSIRO_LF1 unplaced genomic scaffold, AGI_CSIRO_Lferr_CH_V1 ctg105, whole genome shotgun sequence genome:
- the LOC132041507 gene encoding transcription factor IBH1-like 1, with product MRNPSSLKQEFLKKWIKGLQICSATKKKMSIMERKNAIKLSADIAMASTRKSTTYWSHALMANASKDDTNKIIIENILGNDDDNSKRIIFKKTSMGISMSQKRIVRSKKIVRNSCKISRRARKISPSIIAKKLVKKRTQVLKNLVPGGEYMDDASLIKETLDYIISLRVQVDVMRHLANNASHEINDPKTSS from the coding sequence ATGAGGAATCCTAGTTCACTCAAGCAAGAATTTCTCAAGAAATGGATAAAGGGTCTTCAAATATGTAGTGCTACAAAGAAAAAGATGAGTATAATGGAGAGGAAAAATGCTATAAAATTATCAGCAGATATAGCAATGGCTTCTACAAGAAAATCCACTACTTATTGGAGCCATGCCCTTATGGCCAATGCttcaaaagatgacacaaacaaaatcatcatagaaaatattctaggaaatgatgatgataattctaAGAgaattattttcaagaaaacttcaaTGGGAATTTCTATGTCTCAAAAGAGAATTGTTAGAAGCAAGAAAATCGTGAGAAATAGTTGCAAAATTTcaagaagagcaagaaagatTTCTCCAAGTATTATAGCAAAAAAATTGGTGAAAAAAAGAACACAAGttcttaaaaatcttgttcctGGTGGAGAATATATGGATGATGCttctttaattaaagaaaccCTAGATTATATTATTTCATTAAGAGTTCAAGTTGATGTTATGAGGCATCTTGCTAATAATGCTAGCCATGAGATTAATGATCCAAAAACAAGTTCATAG